In a genomic window of Candidatus Flexicrinis proximus:
- a CDS encoding helix-turn-helix domain-containing protein: protein MSDFQDIAAKFKKSKAAAANTPAREAHAPYDHEQSYTLRGRMLGVLLRDARVNASRSLEDVAGYLHIGAVEIEGWEWGESSPSLPQLELLAYFFDVPVSHFWGLKTLGSERAKPVSAQEEFVILRTRMIGALLRQSREEIKWSVEDLAARTAISAQELHDYEVGEAPIPMHELAVLANAVNKTMGYFLETASQIGDLLSMREKWKHFNTLPEELREFAANPQNIGFIEIALNFSQMNSEVLRRIAVSMLDITGY, encoded by the coding sequence ATGAGCGATTTTCAGGATATCGCGGCGAAATTCAAGAAATCCAAGGCCGCAGCAGCCAACACCCCGGCCCGCGAGGCACATGCGCCCTACGACCACGAGCAGAGCTATACACTGCGCGGGCGGATGCTTGGCGTGCTGCTGCGGGATGCACGCGTCAACGCCAGCCGCAGCCTCGAAGACGTAGCCGGATATCTGCACATCGGTGCCGTCGAAATAGAAGGCTGGGAATGGGGCGAATCTTCGCCCAGCCTCCCGCAGCTTGAACTGCTTGCCTATTTCTTCGATGTCCCCGTCAGTCATTTCTGGGGGCTGAAAACCTTGGGATCGGAGCGCGCAAAACCTGTCAGCGCCCAGGAAGAGTTCGTCATCCTGCGCACGCGCATGATCGGTGCGCTGCTACGCCAAAGCCGCGAAGAAATCAAATGGTCGGTGGAGGATTTGGCGGCGCGGACCGCGATCAGCGCTCAGGAACTGCACGATTACGAGGTTGGGGAAGCCCCGATCCCGATGCACGAATTGGCCGTTCTGGCCAATGCCGTCAACAAGACGATGGGTTACTTCCTTGAGACCGCATCGCAGATCGGTGATCTGCTTTCAATGCGTGAGAAATGGAAGCACTTCAACACGCTCCCTGAAGAACTCCGCGAATTTGCGGCAAACCCGCAGAACATCGGTTTTATCGAGATCGCCCTCAATTTCAGCCAGATGAACAGTGAAGTATTGCGGCGCATCGCCGTCAGTATGTTGGATATTACCGGCTACTAA
- a CDS encoding HEAT repeat domain-containing protein, whose translation MADNFNFRDFALGLGAGWLSAFVLYQMRDLIGDARQGLRSRVQEAQTYATLSAEGRYIGEFTREAQASHLAGEQIPLARIAVEPRFWPPAKFAEPPEDDIRRDVFRVIPKIADLPFLSQPYNVDVATIDDLYNGPGAYALLGAPGSGRTTTLQILGLVALGIISFQAPEDKVSQRLKAEEDLLDPAKKAERLKYRLTIEDAAFERLAQEKADSGLRGDKRRQADLELRPYRDKFPLYVHLADVRPSAFKGRVDPAEPLVRGLQAQVGAWTAKSLPHRLYPRLEQGGVLLMLDGYDDLAQDHQREIAEWLPELLAQYGGGKNHIIVTGPAQGYAPLVQAGFAPLIMRPWTDADIETAADKWAVAWPDYVAGRQRRLRIGGVKPNEQQLRSALANARGLTPAEVTLKIMAAYRGEFGRTPGAWVENYLANLKMPAAARQMAAMAAAVQLEHHEVTATRLVEAGAVPGGKASQAGKALIDLFKRGLLVEVGRGEFQFRHRAIGDYLAALSLADADDALLVKRGADIRWTGALAFAAGLRQVDVAAAARLNPQPDVLLTGLTTLARWLAYLEGKPAWRANLLRLIGNQFVQPGQYPYARERLAAALAGSRDPEAASIFERSLKSPDPDVRRLSALALGVLKHSAASETLGAMVKDVDNNAALAAAAALGAIGTDEAFEQLARAFAFGDENVRQIAAETFAELPDVGYETLYDATRHENMDYRRAAVFGLRRMKPGWALTEVYRVFLEDEQWYVRSAAQEAIIEFQTHTTAQSLTPYPTLSHIEWLKNFARAHGIKGENAAPEAIARMVATPDPRMQPVAVQAVGQLGLVDRAGALYRALLDAQPVIRDTAHRSLAEIGLQYDKPLPSPV comes from the coding sequence ATGGCAGATAATTTCAACTTCCGCGATTTCGCACTCGGTCTTGGCGCGGGCTGGCTGAGTGCATTCGTCCTGTATCAAATGCGCGATCTGATCGGCGACGCGCGGCAGGGGCTGCGTTCGCGCGTTCAGGAAGCGCAGACCTACGCGACACTCAGCGCGGAAGGACGCTATATCGGCGAATTCACGCGAGAAGCGCAGGCGTCGCATCTGGCCGGCGAGCAAATCCCGCTTGCGCGCATCGCCGTCGAGCCGCGTTTCTGGCCGCCGGCGAAATTCGCTGAACCGCCTGAGGACGACATCCGCCGCGACGTATTCCGCGTGATCCCAAAGATCGCCGATTTGCCGTTCCTGTCCCAGCCCTACAATGTCGATGTCGCCACGATTGACGATTTGTATAACGGACCCGGAGCGTACGCGCTGCTCGGCGCGCCAGGAAGCGGGCGCACGACGACCCTGCAAATCCTCGGACTGGTTGCCCTGGGCATCATCAGTTTCCAGGCGCCGGAGGACAAAGTCTCGCAGCGTCTGAAAGCGGAAGAAGATCTGCTCGACCCGGCGAAGAAGGCCGAACGTCTGAAGTACCGGCTGACGATTGAAGACGCCGCGTTTGAGCGGCTGGCACAAGAAAAAGCCGACAGCGGGCTGCGCGGCGATAAACGCCGCCAGGCCGATCTCGAACTGCGCCCATACCGCGATAAGTTCCCGCTCTACGTCCATCTGGCGGATGTCCGCCCTTCGGCCTTCAAAGGACGGGTAGACCCGGCCGAACCGCTGGTCCGCGGGCTGCAGGCGCAGGTCGGGGCATGGACGGCGAAGTCGCTGCCGCACCGGCTTTATCCACGCCTTGAACAAGGCGGCGTTCTGCTGATGCTCGATGGCTACGACGATCTGGCGCAGGATCATCAGCGCGAGATCGCAGAATGGCTGCCTGAACTGCTGGCGCAGTACGGCGGCGGCAAGAACCACATTATCGTGACCGGGCCTGCACAGGGATATGCTCCGCTGGTACAGGCGGGGTTTGCGCCGCTGATTATGCGGCCGTGGACGGATGCCGATATCGAGACCGCGGCCGACAAATGGGCAGTCGCATGGCCTGATTACGTGGCGGGACGCCAGCGCCGTCTGCGGATCGGCGGCGTCAAACCGAACGAGCAGCAGCTGCGTTCGGCGCTTGCTAACGCGCGCGGCCTGACCCCCGCCGAAGTCACGTTGAAGATCATGGCCGCCTACCGCGGTGAATTCGGGCGTACGCCCGGCGCGTGGGTAGAGAATTACCTCGCGAACCTGAAGATGCCTGCGGCAGCACGGCAGATGGCCGCGATGGCCGCCGCTGTTCAGCTTGAACACCACGAAGTCACCGCCACGAGGCTGGTCGAAGCTGGCGCGGTTCCAGGAGGGAAAGCATCGCAGGCCGGCAAAGCGTTGATTGACCTGTTCAAACGGGGCCTACTGGTGGAGGTCGGACGCGGCGAATTCCAATTCCGCCACAGGGCGATTGGCGATTACCTGGCGGCGCTCTCGCTGGCCGATGCCGACGACGCGCTGCTGGTGAAGCGGGGCGCAGATATCCGCTGGACCGGGGCGCTGGCGTTCGCCGCGGGGTTACGGCAGGTCGACGTGGCAGCCGCAGCGCGGCTCAACCCGCAGCCGGACGTACTGCTGACCGGTCTGACGACCCTCGCCCGCTGGTTGGCGTATCTGGAGGGCAAGCCCGCGTGGCGCGCGAACCTGCTGCGCCTGATCGGTAACCAATTCGTTCAACCCGGCCAGTATCCCTACGCACGAGAACGGCTGGCGGCGGCGTTGGCCGGAAGCCGCGATCCTGAAGCCGCCAGTATTTTCGAGCGCTCGCTCAAGTCGCCGGATCCCGATGTGCGGCGCCTGTCGGCGCTGGCGTTGGGTGTCCTGAAGCATTCGGCCGCATCAGAAACCTTGGGCGCGATGGTCAAAGACGTGGACAATAATGCGGCGCTGGCCGCGGCCGCGGCCCTTGGCGCGATCGGCACGGACGAAGCATTCGAGCAGCTGGCGCGCGCATTTGCCTTTGGCGACGAGAATGTACGCCAGATCGCCGCGGAGACCTTCGCCGAACTGCCGGATGTCGGATACGAAACCCTCTACGATGCTACCCGGCATGAGAATATGGACTACCGGCGCGCGGCGGTATTCGGCCTGCGGCGGATGAAGCCCGGATGGGCGCTCACCGAGGTTTACCGCGTCTTCCTTGAGGACGAGCAATGGTATGTGCGGTCGGCGGCGCAGGAGGCGATCATCGAGTTCCAAACGCATACAACGGCCCAGTCACTGACCCCTTACCCGACGCTCTCGCACATCGAATGGCTGAAGAACTTTGCCCGTGCTCACGGGATCAAGGGCGAGAACGCCGCGCCGGAAGCGATCGCGCGGATGGTGGCAACGCCCGATCCACGGATGCAGCCAGTGGCGGTTCAGGCGGTCGGTCAGTTAGGGCTGGTGGATCGCGCGGGGGCGCTATACCGGGCGCTGCTCGACGCACAGCCGGTTATCCGCGACACGGCGCACCGCAGCCTGGCCGAAATCGGGCTGCAGTACGACAAGCCGCTGCCCTCTCCCGTGTAG
- a CDS encoding PQQ-dependent sugar dehydrogenase, with amino-acid sequence MRLIFVLSMLWLLASPAQSQQTFTVGGVSYSVEKFLTANYPITLAFAPDGRLFYTEKISGNVRVVSADGVLQPAPVITLPVNALAEQGMLGIAIDPNFEDNGHIWVVHTNPGTTRDYPANRVVRFTERDGVGTDPEVMLEIPITGGSLIHNGGNLHFDREGRLYLTVGDYETPANAQNLEVMQGKIHRFDVTDEGLVPAEGNPLEGSSVYAYGLRNSWDFDFDTGESGYIYATENGDHCDDEINLILRGFHYGHGADYTCGGTAAGINTTYYVRPMTRFTPTEAPTGIVVYDNDAVPDWYGNLFFCVWNDGYPSLRMLVLNDERREIVSMVEIPLGDGRCRIDIEISPDGALYMTNVDENGGSIWRLTPH; translated from the coding sequence ATGCGCCTGATATTTGTGTTGTCTATGCTTTGGCTGCTCGCGTCGCCTGCCCAGTCCCAGCAGACGTTTACCGTCGGCGGGGTCTCGTACAGCGTCGAGAAATTCCTGACCGCGAACTATCCGATTACGCTGGCGTTTGCGCCGGATGGACGGCTTTTCTATACGGAGAAGATCAGCGGCAACGTGCGGGTTGTCAGCGCGGACGGCGTGCTTCAACCGGCGCCGGTGATCACACTGCCGGTGAATGCGCTGGCGGAACAGGGCATGCTGGGTATCGCCATCGACCCGAACTTCGAGGACAACGGCCATATCTGGGTCGTCCACACCAACCCCGGCACTACGCGCGACTATCCGGCGAACCGCGTGGTGCGGTTCACGGAACGGGATGGGGTCGGCACCGACCCTGAAGTGATGCTTGAAATCCCGATTACCGGCGGCTCACTGATCCACAACGGAGGCAACCTGCACTTCGACCGCGAAGGGCGGCTGTATCTGACGGTGGGGGACTACGAGACTCCGGCCAACGCGCAGAACCTTGAGGTCATGCAGGGGAAAATCCACCGGTTCGACGTGACGGATGAAGGACTTGTTCCGGCGGAGGGCAATCCGCTCGAGGGCAGCAGCGTCTATGCCTACGGCCTGCGCAACAGCTGGGACTTCGATTTCGATACCGGCGAGTCGGGGTATATCTACGCGACTGAAAATGGCGACCACTGCGACGACGAGATCAACCTGATTCTACGCGGTTTCCACTATGGGCACGGCGCGGATTATACGTGCGGCGGCACAGCGGCAGGGATCAACACGACCTATTACGTCCGACCGATGACCAGATTCACCCCCACGGAGGCACCCACCGGGATTGTGGTCTACGACAACGATGCGGTGCCGGACTGGTACGGCAACCTGTTCTTCTGTGTGTGGAACGACGGTTATCCGTCGCTGCGGATGCTGGTGCTGAACGACGAACGCCGCGAGATCGTCTCAATGGTCGAAATCCCGCTGGGGGACGGCCGGTGCCGGATCGATATCGAGATTTCGCCGGACGGCGCGTTGTATATGACGAACGTGGACGAAAACGGCGGCTCGATCTGGCGGTTGACCCCGCACTAA
- a CDS encoding Uma2 family endonuclease, whose product MTEIENPMTLFPDPLIDVQRASVAGNLYTALRVYANLSGLGTAFPPGLFYALWKANPGVNKARVPDASYVRKEHLPNVYDALMPFHGAPDFAVCIVSQVDPTLFTLEHVRDYLAAGTEQVWMIFTAPLREIHVYLRDKPDVIRVYREDDIVDGAPTLPGFKMSAAQVFQTP is encoded by the coding sequence ATGACCGAAATTGAAAACCCGATGACTCTTTTCCCGGATCCCCTCATCGATGTCCAGCGCGCATCCGTCGCAGGCAACCTGTATACGGCGCTGCGCGTGTATGCCAACCTGTCGGGATTAGGTACGGCCTTTCCGCCGGGGCTGTTTTACGCGCTGTGGAAGGCCAACCCCGGGGTGAACAAAGCCCGCGTGCCGGATGCCTCGTATGTCCGCAAAGAGCATCTTCCGAACGTCTATGACGCGCTGATGCCCTTTCACGGGGCGCCGGACTTCGCCGTGTGCATCGTCAGCCAGGTTGACCCGACCCTGTTCACGCTGGAACATGTCCGCGATTATCTGGCTGCGGGGACGGAGCAGGTGTGGATGATCTTCACTGCCCCGCTGCGGGAAATCCACGTCTACCTGCGGGACAAGCCCGACGTGATCCGCGTTTACCGCGAGGACGATATTGTCGACGGCGCACCGACCCTGCCAGGATTCAAGATGTCTGCCGCACAGGTATTCCAAACCCCGTAA
- a CDS encoding Glu/Leu/Phe/Val dehydrogenase, with translation MAFTQEFTPNAYETALAQYNRATQHLNDIDDNIVEFMRYPRREFTVNFPVRRDDGRVEMFTGYRVHHSTVLGPSKGGIRFDKHVTMDEVRALAMWMTWKCSLTGIPYGGAKGGVIVDPRTLSMTEHERLTRRYASELIPLISPHSDVPAPDMGTTPQHMAWIMDTYSMTVGYSVPAIVTGKPLVIGGSQGRTVSTGRGVVTIMMEALRRKGHMDAANTRVAVQGFGNVGSNAASYAYENGFKVVAVSDIRGGIYNANGLDIPSVLEHVTITGSVINFPGADNVTNGELLEVPCDVLLPCAMEGQLTGNNAGRVQAKMIVEGANGPTTPEADDIFNDNGVLVVPDILANSGGVIVSYFEWVQDLQSFFWDETEIFRQLERIMIRAYDLTVRTAEEHNIDMRTAAQVAAIKRVAEAMKTRGFYP, from the coding sequence ATGGCCTTCACACAAGAGTTCACCCCCAACGCGTACGAGACTGCCCTCGCCCAGTACAACCGGGCAACCCAGCACCTGAACGACATTGACGATAATATCGTCGAATTTATGCGCTACCCGCGCCGCGAGTTCACCGTCAATTTCCCGGTGCGTCGCGATGACGGGCGTGTCGAAATGTTCACCGGCTACCGCGTTCACCACAGCACCGTACTCGGCCCGTCGAAAGGCGGCATCCGCTTCGACAAACATGTGACGATGGACGAAGTGCGCGCGCTGGCGATGTGGATGACGTGGAAGTGTTCGCTGACGGGCATCCCGTATGGCGGCGCGAAAGGCGGCGTTATCGTCGATCCGCGCACGCTCTCGATGACTGAGCACGAGCGCCTGACCCGCCGTTATGCAAGCGAACTTATCCCTCTGATCAGCCCGCACAGCGATGTACCGGCGCCGGACATGGGCACCACCCCGCAGCACATGGCCTGGATCATGGATACCTACAGCATGACTGTCGGCTACTCTGTCCCGGCGATTGTGACCGGTAAGCCGCTGGTCATCGGCGGATCGCAGGGTCGTACAGTGAGCACGGGCCGCGGCGTCGTCACGATTATGATGGAAGCGTTGCGCCGCAAGGGGCACATGGATGCAGCCAACACGCGCGTCGCTGTCCAGGGTTTCGGCAATGTCGGCAGCAACGCCGCCAGCTATGCGTATGAGAACGGCTTCAAGGTGGTCGCGGTCAGCGATATCCGCGGCGGCATCTACAATGCCAACGGGCTGGACATTCCGTCGGTGCTGGAACACGTCACCATCACCGGGAGTGTGATCAACTTCCCGGGCGCGGACAACGTGACCAATGGGGAACTGCTCGAAGTCCCGTGTGACGTGCTGCTGCCGTGCGCGATGGAGGGTCAGCTGACCGGCAACAATGCCGGCCGCGTTCAGGCCAAGATGATCGTCGAAGGGGCCAATGGCCCGACGACGCCGGAAGCGGACGACATTTTCAATGACAACGGCGTGCTGGTTGTGCCGGATATCCTCGCCAACAGCGGCGGCGTGATCGTCAGCTACTTCGAGTGGGTGCAGGACTTGCAGTCCTTCTTCTGGGACGAGACGGAAATCTTCCGCCAGCTCGAACGCATCATGATCCGCGCCTACGATCTGACCGTGCGGACCGCGGAAGAACACAATATCGACATGCGCACCGCCGCGCAGGTGGCCGCTATCAAGCGCGTTGCCGAAGCGATGAAGACGCGCGGGTTCTACCCCTAG
- a CDS encoding DUF3160 domain-containing protein produces the protein MRRLVLLVLTLVFVVTLAPPQVLHAQSCGAAPAPRLTVGGSAYVAFTDGLPINLRDQPTRSGALIAQLPEGSTFEVLEGPVCADEIHWWRVQAADTAGWVAEGLEGEYFVAPGAFSREIDLAGLADIPVDDDCGSLPTRSDSPYFYFEPEANITLVLPPFGADTEPIRLGNNDWVASYSDPICRSGDLWWEVEGAYYGELPETLNGEYMLKPLVFDPVPPVALDVPLTAPVISSPAVPLPAITPDQSIAVSAFSDWTWNGANDPTQLVLPAAYAGDLPALPVDLNTVHFVADAGLSDAQLALLAQNGFVVVPGDYMQMDEVYMDGTWLSEEGKADFVSTDMLLHVLYIVYENTLKLLEIDQFISLGIQWTAESFQAAYAQYDVLASSPLQESARRAAVFYGVMLRLMDSGNELLREAHPELLAEIESLAAMVEAAEGVAKLPLMEDYNEDFTQYKPRSYYAASADLSAYFRAMMWAGRLTFRTKSQADTITGLFVLKALRDGGALEAWGTMDETLAWLVGPVDDLSPTELLPISEQIFGADLSAEALGDPALLAAYIEALKTLPGPRVNSLPLPVGIDEEDLDEFTRGFRVFGQRFTFDAYIFQSLIYPAVGEFQQSRVLPMGEDVAAVLGSDLAFVETDKAGATDYLHYTDNVARLRGEINGISAEAWSENLYGAWLHALQPLAAPTPALLPPLMQTDAWKYKDMNTLLGSLAELKHATLLYAEQAYGGFGGGGYVPPVVSYTLVEPNPLVFARVAVIARQLGDGLLQRGFDQPGGLISSVLYGSSSLASLSAEMAEIARKEIAGEPVTYDEYYYLQERFASELWQIRTVIEESVPDAPDRMALIADVASNPTVEKIYYMATGDADLIYVVASGPFGLHLTRGAVYSAYLFEDGYDERIDDDQWRTRVASGDLPARPPWVTAYRAE, from the coding sequence ATGCGTCGCTTAGTTCTACTTGTATTGACACTGGTTTTTGTCGTTACTCTTGCGCCTCCACAGGTCCTTCACGCACAGTCCTGCGGCGCGGCCCCTGCTCCGCGACTGACCGTGGGAGGTTCGGCTTATGTCGCCTTCACGGATGGGCTGCCGATCAATCTCCGTGACCAGCCAACACGCAGTGGCGCGCTGATTGCCCAACTGCCGGAAGGCAGCACGTTCGAAGTCCTCGAAGGTCCGGTGTGCGCCGATGAGATCCACTGGTGGCGCGTGCAGGCTGCTGATACGGCGGGATGGGTTGCTGAAGGGCTGGAAGGCGAGTATTTCGTCGCGCCGGGGGCGTTCAGCCGCGAGATTGACCTCGCCGGACTTGCCGACATACCGGTGGACGATGACTGCGGATCGCTGCCCACGCGCTCGGACAGCCCGTATTTCTACTTTGAGCCGGAAGCCAACATCACGCTGGTGCTTCCGCCGTTTGGCGCCGATACCGAGCCGATCCGCCTCGGAAATAACGATTGGGTGGCGAGTTACAGCGATCCGATCTGCCGCAGTGGCGACCTCTGGTGGGAAGTCGAAGGCGCTTACTACGGCGAACTGCCTGAAACGCTCAACGGCGAATATATGTTGAAGCCGCTCGTTTTCGACCCCGTGCCGCCAGTCGCCTTGGATGTCCCGCTCACCGCGCCGGTCATCTCGAGTCCGGCCGTGCCGCTGCCGGCGATCACGCCCGACCAAAGCATCGCCGTTAGCGCGTTCTCGGACTGGACGTGGAATGGGGCGAACGACCCGACCCAACTCGTCCTACCCGCGGCGTATGCCGGCGATTTGCCCGCACTGCCCGTCGACTTGAACACCGTGCATTTCGTGGCCGACGCCGGTTTGAGCGACGCGCAGCTTGCCCTGCTGGCGCAGAACGGTTTCGTCGTCGTGCCGGGCGATTACATGCAGATGGACGAAGTGTATATGGACGGCACTTGGCTGTCGGAAGAGGGCAAGGCCGATTTCGTCTCGACCGATATGCTGCTGCATGTGCTTTACATCGTCTACGAGAACACGCTCAAGCTGCTCGAAATCGACCAGTTCATCAGCCTCGGCATCCAGTGGACCGCGGAGAGCTTCCAAGCCGCCTACGCGCAGTACGATGTGCTGGCCAGTTCGCCGCTGCAAGAGAGTGCCCGCCGCGCCGCCGTGTTCTACGGCGTGATGCTCCGGCTGATGGACTCCGGCAACGAACTCTTGCGCGAGGCGCACCCCGAGCTATTGGCCGAGATCGAGTCGCTTGCCGCGATGGTCGAGGCCGCCGAAGGCGTCGCTAAGCTGCCGCTGATGGAGGATTACAACGAGGACTTCACGCAGTACAAGCCGCGCAGCTATTACGCGGCCTCTGCCGATCTATCCGCCTACTTCCGCGCCATGATGTGGGCGGGACGTCTGACATTCCGTACCAAGTCGCAAGCCGACACGATCACCGGCCTATTCGTGCTGAAAGCGCTGCGCGACGGCGGCGCGCTGGAAGCGTGGGGCACGATGGACGAAACGCTGGCGTGGCTGGTCGGCCCGGTAGACGACCTGAGCCCGACGGAACTGCTGCCGATCTCCGAGCAGATCTTCGGCGCAGACCTGAGCGCGGAAGCGCTGGGTGATCCTGCACTGCTCGCCGCCTATATTGAAGCGCTCAAGACACTGCCGGGGCCGCGGGTCAACAGCCTTCCGCTGCCTGTTGGCATCGACGAGGAAGATCTGGACGAATTCACGCGCGGTTTTCGTGTCTTCGGGCAGCGGTTCACGTTCGACGCGTACATCTTCCAAAGCCTGATCTATCCAGCGGTGGGCGAATTCCAGCAGTCGCGGGTGCTGCCGATGGGCGAAGATGTCGCGGCCGTCCTGGGCAGCGACCTGGCCTTTGTCGAGACGGATAAGGCCGGGGCGACCGATTACCTGCACTACACGGATAACGTCGCCCGCCTGCGTGGCGAAATCAACGGGATTAGCGCCGAGGCGTGGTCAGAGAATCTGTACGGCGCGTGGCTGCACGCCTTGCAGCCGCTGGCCGCGCCTACTCCGGCCTTGCTGCCGCCGCTCATGCAAACTGATGCATGGAAGTACAAAGACATGAACACCCTGCTCGGCAGCCTGGCCGAACTCAAGCACGCCACGCTGCTCTATGCGGAGCAGGCTTACGGAGGCTTCGGCGGCGGTGGTTATGTACCGCCGGTCGTCAGCTACACGCTTGTCGAACCGAACCCGCTGGTGTTCGCGCGGGTCGCTGTCATCGCCAGGCAGCTTGGCGACGGGCTACTCCAACGCGGCTTCGATCAACCCGGCGGCCTGATCTCGTCGGTACTTTACGGCAGCAGCAGCCTCGCGTCGCTTTCGGCAGAGATGGCCGAAATCGCGCGCAAGGAAATCGCGGGCGAACCCGTCACCTACGACGAGTACTATTACCTGCAAGAAAGGTTCGCCAGTGAGCTGTGGCAGATCCGTACCGTCATCGAAGAGTCGGTGCCTGACGCGCCCGACCGGATGGCGCTGATCGCCGATGTCGCCAGCAACCCGACCGTCGAGAAGATTTACTACATGGCGACCGGCGACGCCGACCTGATCTATGTGGTCGCAAGCGGGCCGTTCGGCCTGCACCTGACGCGCGGCGCGGTCTACAGCGCCTACCTGTTCGAGGACGGATACGACGAGCGGATCGACGACGACCAGTGGCGCACGCGGGTTGCCAGCGGCGACTTGCCCGCCCGTCCGCCGTGGGTGACCGCCTATCGGGCCGAGTAG